Proteins encoded together in one Aminipila butyrica window:
- a CDS encoding helix-turn-helix domain-containing protein, which translates to MDCNKVGELIRSLRREKGLTQKQLADKMNISDKTISKWERGMGCPDVSLLQELSQLLEVNIEKILLGDLAPNDADGGNMKKMKFYVCPTCGNILTATGSGETSCCGRKLTALVAHPADELHQLTVAKVENDRYLTWDHPMKKDHFISFVAWVTYDRVLLIKLYPEQNPEVRLPIMGKGVLYFYCSQHGLWMNKDLC; encoded by the coding sequence ATGGATTGTAACAAAGTTGGAGAATTGATACGAAGTCTGCGAAGGGAAAAAGGGCTGACCCAGAAACAGCTGGCCGATAAGATGAATATCAGTGATAAAACAATTTCCAAATGGGAACGAGGCATGGGCTGCCCAGACGTATCCTTGCTCCAGGAGCTCTCCCAGCTGCTTGAAGTAAATATTGAAAAAATATTGTTGGGTGATTTGGCGCCTAACGATGCAGACGGAGGAAATATGAAAAAAATGAAGTTTTACGTTTGCCCCACCTGTGGGAATATTCTCACGGCTACGGGGTCGGGAGAAACATCCTGCTGCGGGCGGAAGCTGACCGCCCTGGTGGCTCATCCGGCTGATGAACTGCATCAGCTCACCGTAGCAAAAGTGGAAAATGATCGATACCTCACATGGGATCATCCCATGAAGAAAGATCACTTTATCAGCTTTGTGGCTTGGGTGACTTACGATCGGGTACTGTTGATTAAGCTATATCCGGAACAGAATCCAGAGGTGCGTCTGCCCATTATGGGAAAGGGCGTTTTGTATTTTTATTGCAGCCAACATGGACTGTGGATGAACAAAGACCTTTGCTGA